In a genomic window of Diadema setosum chromosome 3, eeDiaSeto1, whole genome shotgun sequence:
- the LOC140246686 gene encoding thyroid hormone-induced protein B-like: MRGYSHHRHDRLSCMLWGARTSGATHDRLSSVGSLSVYTQDASTQARSLEWKKSGDQGDVWLSSDISLSSSTSFTIVLEATVGSPGFGDIAVDDTFVSQAGFCDYVSPLTCDFEAGWCEYQQAQDDDLDWSRAANGTVIPRSKSDSFTATEYYASIHVNNSHTDGEEARIYSPLVETSARQCLMFWYYMYGDHDVGMLNVYIRRTSALPQDLGSLVWRTDRDDSADWFNALVALSEPLNYQIPQ; encoded by the exons ATGCGCGGCTATAGTCACCACCGCCACGACAGACTTAGCTGTATGCTGTGGGGCGCTCGAACTAGTGGTGCCACCCACGACAGACTTAGCT CTGTAGGATCCCTCAGTGTCTATACACAAGATGCTTCTACCCAGGCACGGTCACTGGAGTGGAAAAAGAGTGGTGACCAGGGTGATGTCTGGCTGTCCAGTGACATCTCCCTCTCCAGTTCCACATCTTTTACCATTGTACTGGAGGCAACAGTTGGCAGTCCGGGCTTTGGAGACATCGCTGTTGATGACACCTTTGTGTCTCAAGCTGGTTTTTGTGATT ATGTATCCCCACTGACATGTGACTTTGAGGCTGGCTGGTGTGAATACCAACAAGCACAGGATGATGACTTGGACTGGTCAAGAGCTGCTAATGGCACTGTCATACCAAGATCAAAATCTGACTCTTTCACAGCCACAG AATACTATGCCAGCATCCACGTGAATAATTCCCACACTGATGGGGAGGAGGCAAGGATATACAGCCCCCTGGTGGAGACTTCTGCTAGGCAGTGTTTAATGTTCTGGTATTACATGTATGGGGATCATGATGTTGGTATGCTGAATGTGTACATCAGACGAACCAGTGCACTGCCCCAAGATCTTGGGAGCCTAGTATGGAGAACAGACCGAGATGATTCTGCAGACTGGTTTAATGCCCTAGTAGCATTGTCTGAGCCTCTCAACTACCAG ATCCCCCAGTAG